CGTCTGCGCTATCAGCATGTGGTAGCTCTGATAAGGACAAAAGAGCAAAACAGTCACGATAATGTACTTTAAATTAGTCATCGGTTTCTTTTTGTATCATTTTGCACCATGCCACCAACTGTATATTATACAAAGTCTTGGCCTCATGATTATCTAGTGACCTGTCCAAGATGAAACCTGATGGGATACCTCTAGTCTTCTACCACCCTTTACCTGTATCATATTGTGAACGAGCTACTGGATCAGTTGTACGaatcctctgattggctgtcagttACCTGGATGAAGTGGATGTGGTCCTCGGTACGAGACAGCTGGGTGATCTCGTTGTCTCTCCTCTTCAGATCAGCGATCTCGTGGCTCAGTCGCTCCATGTGACCCTCTGCGTTGTTGAGTGCTGCCCTCTTGTTGGAGGCAATCAGCTTGGTCATCTCCTGCTGCATCCTCTCAATGGAGCGCATCATGTCACTGAACATCTTCTCGCATTCCTGTAGCGCTCTATGGGCTGAGTTCTGCACAGGGAAGACGGACATAACACCATTAATCAACTGGGCGTCACACTGGTTTTACCAGCACACTGAGAGGCTGTCATCACTCTCTACATGAGGGAATGCATGTCTGTGTTGGTAGTTGATTTAACTTTCCATTCAGTGTGAAGTGGCTAGTCTGGTCTTATCTGTCTGATGGATGAAGGTGGCACAAACCTTGAGTGCGTCCACAGCTTGTTTTAGTTCTTCCATCTGCTTGAGTCGGTCATGAAtcttctcctggatctcagcctGGGTGGCGCCCAGTCGTTGCTATAGGGGAAACGACAGATATTGTTGATGATGGTGACAGCAAttccacaaaaacaacaagacaaTAACTGGCAAAACCCTCTTATcacaaagtttatttttaacttaaaCATTAGACTTTAACAAATGAATAGCTCAAAGTTGACACTGGTAGCGGTAGCCTACGTTCAGGTCACAGGTTTGTGTTCTTTCGGGCGTGTCGCACTTCAGGCTTTGTTTTATGGGCTTGTTTCATCTATTGTAATCTGCTCTGTCATGCATGACCTGCCACTGTGCCACTACTACAGTGATTCATGACAAGTACATGTGTCACAATTGATTTACAGATGGAaaatgcatgtacatgaatcaATACTTGTGATGTTAAGCTAAGCTCATGTTAACAGAGAAACCAGTGTTGTCACTCTAAGGAAAGTGTTGCCTACCTGCTCTTCCGCCCTCTCCTGCTCAGCAGACACCATGTCGTGTCCTTTGTGTTCCTTCACTGTGCACAGCACACAGATGCACATCTGGTCAGTCCGGCAGAACAGCTCCAGACCCTTCTGATGCTGAGGACAGATCTGTCTGTCCAGGTGGCCGATCTCGTCCACCAGCTTGTGCCTTTTAAAAGTGGCAGACTCAAAATGGGGCTTGAGATGCTTGTCGCAGTAGGAGGCCAGGCACATCAGGCAGGTCTTGACGGCTTTGTGCTTCTTGCCGATGCAGATGTCACAGCCTACATCCTGGGGTCCTGCGTAGTTGTAGTCAGGGgacggaggtggaggtggaaagGATTCGCTGCTGCGCTGCGGCAATGTGGACTGCCGGGAGCTTCCCATGCGCCTCGGGGTGGGCCTCTTGCTGTAGGAGACCCTGCATTGTGGGCAGGTGTACGAGCCTGTGTGGTCAGCATGGTCCCAGTATGTCTTCAGGCAAACGGAGCAGAAGATGTGGCCACAAGGGATGGACACGGGATCCCTGAGGTCCTCCTTACACAGGTAGCAGGTGTCCTGATCCAATGACATGGAGACAACTTTGGGCTGTTCCCTGTAATGCAGTGAAGATGCTGTGAAGGCAGTAAGTGACTCCTGTCAGCACAGTGGCAAAGTGAACCCACAGGTACTACAGGTGCAAGTTATATAGGGTAAACAGAGGGAGGATAAACTGGTTGAGCCGAAACCAGTCAAACAAGGGCGGGGTAAGCAAAGAACTCTGCGAATGCCTTCATCAGATACAGAATCCAAGCCCTAGATAAAATGTGTGGTCACAAGGTTTGGCCTTGAGTAATCGAAATTGGGAGCTTACgcaatgttttttatatttcatgtagCCATGAGGCCTTGaggattttatacatttttaagcaTGAATGCTGTTTGAAATAATATTACCTGCTCTCCATGAAATTGGGAATAAAAGAAGCGCTGTGAGATTTGGGGGAAAGAAAttgtaatcagaagagaaagatctctattgtctgatttgttttctgcccaaacaaactaaatcaacaaaactcgttttcatgactgaataaaccaaACGCACTTTGAAAAAgttaaacacaatttcataccgtttcgactttgtttatatgtgccAGACCCcaccacctttctagcttcaaacagtgttctggggaccttgttttcctctgagaacagcttgtttattcagttatggaaaaatttatatttctgagtttctaTTAtaatctcattaatattgtaaaattaaatttctgagttttaatttcttctgtAAAACTACACAGCGCCACTTCAAAGTACATCTAAAGTAACTTGGTATCTATCAAACAATGCAGTGTAGAGAAACCACAGGTGTGTCACAGTTGAGTGTACTCTAATTGCTGAGTGTTACAGATTGCCTGGAGACAGACTGTTCCCTTCGGGCATGTGACGATACCAACTAAAAGTCAAGAGAACAAAATGACCTCATGccaaaaaagattattttctgcACTTGCACTAATTATTCTTCGACTTCTTTTCTGTTGATCAGCTGTCATGTCTGGTCAGCAGCAGCCTTGAGCGTAGCAGTGACGCGTTTCACTGTGATGTGTGTGCACGTTTTCTCTGCCTTGGTTGTTGTGGTCTGAGATTTCCCTGACCTTCACCTCACCTGTAAACAGTTAATCATCAACTCCGTTTTTTAACTTTGCATTTCATTACCTCTGAATTCttatg
This genomic window from Sparus aurata chromosome 13, fSpaAur1.1, whole genome shotgun sequence contains:
- the ftr83 gene encoding finTRIM family, member 83 isoform X3; amino-acid sequence: MLHRGSAGLSASSLHYREQPKVVSMSLDQDTCYLCKEDLRDPVSIPCGHIFCSVCLKTYWDHADHTGSYTCPQCRVSYSKRPTPRRMGSSRQSTLPQRSSESFPPPPPSPDYNYAGPQDVGCDICIGKKHKAVKTCLMCLASYCDKHLKPHFESATFKRHKLVDEIGHLDRQICPQHQKGLELFCRTDQMCICVLCTVKEHKGHDMVSAEQERAEEQQRLGATQAEIQEKIHDRLKQMEELKQAVDALKNSAHRALQECEKMFSDMMRSIERMQQEMTKLIASNKRAALNNAEGHMERLSHEIADLKRRDNEITQLSRTEDHIHFIQSYHMLIAQTEAEELPTVTVNPYFTFGPVTKAVSEMKQHLNEFSNDELVKVAKAVNKMTFCQLDESKKRRSVKSDEAPMYKSVPVHEPQYREDFLKYKKPGRSSRGHRVAHQL
- the ftr83 gene encoding finTRIM family, member 83 isoform X1 is translated as MLHRGSAGLSASSLHYREQPKVVSMSLDQDTCYLCKEDLRDPVSIPCGHIFCSVCLKTYWDHADHTGSYTCPQCRVSYSKRPTPRRMGSSRQSTLPQRSSESFPPPPPSPDYNYAGPQDVGCDICIGKKHKAVKTCLMCLASYCDKHLKPHFESATFKRHKLVDEIGHLDRQICPQHQKGLELFCRTDQMCICVLCTVKEHKGHDMVSAEQERAEEQQRLGATQAEIQEKIHDRLKQMEELKQAVDALKNSAHRALQECEKMFSDMMRSIERMQQEMTKLIASNKRAALNNAEGHMERLSHEIADLKRRDNEITQLSRTEDHIHFIQSYHMLIAQTEAEELPTVTVNPYFTFGPVTKAVSEMKQHLNEFSNDELVKVAKAVNKMTFCQLDESKKRRSVKSDEAPMYKSVPVHEPQYREDFLKYATPLTLDPNTAYRQLYLSRGNKKAALKRDPQSYGDHPARFDSLPQVLCVEPLSGGAYYWEVDWSGEGAALGVTYKGIKRTGYGDSCRIGYNRKSWSLFCSDSSYSARHNKDQVEVNAPYSSRVGVFLDHAGGTLSFYTVGDKMSLIHRFKASFSEPVYPGFWVWYESAINLLQL
- the ftr83 gene encoding finTRIM family, member 83 isoform X2, whose amino-acid sequence is MSLDQDTCYLCKEDLRDPVSIPCGHIFCSVCLKTYWDHADHTGSYTCPQCRVSYSKRPTPRRMGSSRQSTLPQRSSESFPPPPPSPDYNYAGPQDVGCDICIGKKHKAVKTCLMCLASYCDKHLKPHFESATFKRHKLVDEIGHLDRQICPQHQKGLELFCRTDQMCICVLCTVKEHKGHDMVSAEQERAEEQQRLGATQAEIQEKIHDRLKQMEELKQAVDALKNSAHRALQECEKMFSDMMRSIERMQQEMTKLIASNKRAALNNAEGHMERLSHEIADLKRRDNEITQLSRTEDHIHFIQSYHMLIAQTEAEELPTVTVNPYFTFGPVTKAVSEMKQHLNEFSNDELVKVAKAVNKMTFCQLDESKKRRSVKSDEAPMYKSVPVHEPQYREDFLKYATPLTLDPNTAYRQLYLSRGNKKAALKRDPQSYGDHPARFDSLPQVLCVEPLSGGAYYWEVDWSGEGAALGVTYKGIKRTGYGDSCRIGYNRKSWSLFCSDSSYSARHNKDQVEVNAPYSSRVGVFLDHAGGTLSFYTVGDKMSLIHRFKASFSEPVYPGFWVWYESAINLLQL